Within the Thermosynechococcaceae cyanobacterium Okahandja genome, the region TGGCTCCCACCTTGGTGGCGCGATCGCTAGCATCAAACAGGTCTTTATCCTCAGGGGCAATATTAAAGTCACCGCAGAGAATGACCTCCCCTTGCAGTTGTTCAAGGTAAGCCTGCAACCCCAGTAGCCAGCGCAGTTTGTAGTGGTACTTTTCGCTGTCGTACTCACCCCCATTGGGAATATAGACATTCACTAAGGTCAGGTTGGGAGCCAACTGAGCACGGATCAAGCGCTTTTGCTCATCTAAGCCAGCGTGGGAGGGCAGTTGCGGCGCAAAACCGGCTTCGACCACCGCAAGGGGCTGACGACTAATAATGGCCACCCCGTTGTAGGCTTTTTGACCGCTACAATAGACGGCATACCCCCGCTCGATAAAGGCTTGCCGTGGGAACTCGGCATCCACCACCTTGGTTTCCTGCAAGCACAGGTAGTCAACGCCCGTGGTATCGAGCCACTGGCAAACATGATCAAGGCGAGTGCGAATTGAATTCACATTCCAAGTAGCAATTTTGGGCATGGAACCTTAGGGAAGCTCAGTCGTATCTTCTCATACTGCTTTTTCTATAAAAGTAGAAAATAGAAAATCAGTAAACCTCGGGCTAGCGAAATAGTTCAGCAGATGGATGCATAACTAGCCCAGCAAATAAAATGGAATCATTTTTTAGAATGCCTCCTAGTTTTGCCAGTTGACCCTCATCCTCTGCTTCCCACGCTCTTGGAGCTACTCCCAAACAGAGAGAAGGGGGGTAGTTTGAAAGTCCCTCTCCCATGATCGGGAGAGGGATTTAGGGTGAGGGCTACAAACGTGGGATATGCCCTACGCTGACAGCGGCGTGCATAACTAACTGGCACACGCACAGTCGTGAGCACAGTAGCTCTTCTTGGCTACCAACAGCCTGCCGATCCCAGTGTTATGTTTGCATAATTTCTGCACGTATTGTCTCACATTGTTGCGGAAACCACTGTAGCGTGCTTAAGGTTCGCTTCAATGGGGGGAGTAAAGCACTGCTAGTATTTGTTATCTAAGGATGGGATTAGATTGAAGCTCCCCCACCTAGGCTTCGCTAAGAGGTGGGGGATTCCCAGTTCTAGCCCACTCCAACCAAAGTCGGAGCGTATTCACTGAGTTGCATACTCGCTACTTCTAACGAGTCTGAGGCGAAGCTCTGGGGGGCTTCAAGCACCCTCTGACTCAGTTTCAGTAGTTCGTTTGCCAGATCGGTGCATGCCTGCGTCATCTGAGCAAACAAATCTGCCTGGACCCGATTTAGGTTTAGGAACTTTAGCTTGACTGTCGTGGTTACTTTACCTATGGGAGTAAATATAATAATAAAATGTTAATAAATGTACTGATTAGTTATCAGACATTGTTGGCTAATTTTGCCGAGATTGACCGGACAACATTAGCTCGGCTTTTATCCCCCACTTCGGAACAAGTGGGGGCTTTGCCGCCTGCATTGGTAAAAATATAGTTGGGGAGTGGGCAGCAGCACCCTGTATGGCTGGGTACGTTTTGGTTTTAGCAGTGATTATTTTGGGCGGCGCGATCGCCACCGTTGGCGATCGCCTCGGCTCGAAGGTGGGCAAAGCACGGCTGAGTTTATTTAATTTGCGGCCACGGCAAACCGCAGTGCTCATTACGATCCTCACCGGCAGCCTGATTTCCGCTTCTACCTTAGCCCTACTCTTTGCCCTCAGTCGGGAATTGCAGGACGGCCTACTGCGCATTGGCACCATTCGCAAACAACAGGAGGCAGCGGAACGGGAACTGGCAGAAACCCGCGCCCAAAAAGATGCCATCGAGGCAGAATTGGCGCAATCGCAGGTTGAGCTTGCCAATGTGCGCGAACGCCTTGGCCAGACCAATCAAATTTTAGAGCAGGCCGTCAATCGCCAAACCCTGACAGAAGCAGAACTAAAGCAACTGCAAAACCGTTACACCACCGCCCAAGCGGAACTCAAGGAATTTGAAGCCCAAGGAGCACAACTACGGCAGGAAATTCAGCGGCTGCAACAGGAGCGCCAAGCCATTCAAGGGCGGCTGCAGGATGTGGCGGGGCAAAAAGCCGCCCTAGAAACTGCCATCCGTACGGCTCAAGAACGCTTGGCAGAGGTGGAGGGGCAAAAAAATAACCTCCAAGCGGAAATCGATCGCATTCAAGATCAACTGGCGGTGGCCAACCAACAGCAGCAGGTGCTCCGAGATCAGCAGCGCACCCTCCAGCAAGAAATTGCCGCCCTTGAGGCCAGTCGCCAACGCCTTGAGGAAAATGTCAATATTTTGTTATTGGGGTTACGGCGGGGCACCATATCGATTCGTGCCGGTCAGGTGCTAGCCTCAGCCGTCATTCAAAGTGTGAGGGACCCCAACCAAGCCACCCAAGCCATTGAGCAACTGTTGCGGGAGGCGCGGCGCACCGCCATTGTCCTCAATAATCCCCAAAATCTCAGGCCCACGGATCAGGTGATTCAGGTGACCGCTGAAGACATCAATCGCCTGCGTGCCCAAATTAGTGATGGTCAGCCCTACGTGGTTCGCATTCTTGCTGCCGCCAACTACCTGCAAGGGGAAAGCAACATTTTGGTGGTGCCCCAAGTGGCCCGAAACCAAGAAGTTTTTCGGGAGGGGGAGAACTTGGCAACCATTTCGTTTGATCCGAGCCAAATGACCGACGAGCAAATTTTCCAGCGGCTAGATCAGCTATTTACCGTCACCAATCAGCGGGCGATCGCCTCGGGAATTCTCCCGGATCCGGTCACCGGTAGCGTGGGCTCCTTCCGCCAAATTGAACTGGTGAAATTTATCCTTGATCTCAAGGACTACCAAGGTACCGTTGATATTAGTGCTGTTACACCCACCCCCGTTTATACGGCTGGCCCCCTCACCCTTTCCCTAGTGGCACGCCAGAACGAGCGGGTCATTCTCCGCAGTGGCCTAAATAGCTAACTAGGCCTGAGTCAGAAACTCACCGATGCTAGCATTTGGGGCATAGCGGGCGCTGTAGCAGGGGGGGTAGCTGAACTACGTTTTAACCCCAAAATCCAGAAAATTTGATCTTCGACAGCGGCTGCTTGCTGAGTGGCACCGGCCTTGAGGAGCAATTGATGCGTCATCACCAGCTTCTCAATTTCGGCCACTTGCACCCGAATTTCCTCTTCATCCAAGTAGAGGCTTTCAATGACAGCGTTTAAGTCAACTTCGGGATCCGCAACCAAGCAGGCCCCCTCAGCCACCACAGACTTCAGTTGGCCTTGATACTGCCGCAGCAAGCGGCGAATGGTGTAGGCAGTTACTGGCAAAAGTTTAGTCATTGATACCCCCGGCATTTGTTGGTTGTTCACTCATGAAAAATGAAGCAATCTGCCCACTGCACTCCCTTGCGATGGATCACCACTAAGGCTGGGGATCGCAGTAGCGATAACTAAAAATTAAGTTAAAGGTTTATTTTGCTTATGTGATTATTCTAAGAAATTCGTGACATGGGGATCATCCGTGATCCTACCTAGGACAGACATCAAGTGTGACCCAGATCACCAAAACAACGTGATAATAAGCATTTACAGACAATATGAAGAAATATAAAGACCCATCTTTTTGTTAAGAAATGTAAAATTTGTTGTGTTTTATTAAAAGAATTTCAAAGGGTTGCGTGTGGGGCACGTTGACGCAGGGATTGCACACACTCAGTCACATAGCCAAGGGCTTGATGGACCTCCTTTAGGGTTGTTGTTCGCAGGAATCCAAAACGTAGGGTTGCCCGCGCTAATTGTGGCGATCGCCCTAGGGCCAGAAGAACGTGGGATGGGGCTGGCTTGGCGCTACTACAGGCAGAGCCGGAAGAAAGAGCTATGTGGGGGTAGAGGGCTTGCAGCAGGGCATTGCCATCCACCCCGGCAATACTCACGTTGAGACAGTTGGGTAAACTCTGCTCTAAATCGCCATTCAAATAAATGCCTTCAAGAGCCGAAAGCCCCTGCCAGAGGTGGTGTTTAAGCTGCCGCAGGTGGGCAGTGTCGTTACTAAAGCGGTCTTGGGCTAGCCGCACTGCTTCGCCAAAGCCAACAATCAGTGGGGTGGCCAAGGTGCCTGATCGCCATCCCTGCTCTTGGCCGCCACCGTGAAGCTGAGGTGCCAACTGCACCCGAGGGCGATCGCGGCGGAGGTATAAGGCACCAATTCCCTTCGGGCCGTAGAGTTTGTGGGCGGTGAGGGAGAGCAAATCAATGTGCATCTGCTGCACGTCAAGGGGAATTTTACCAAGGGCCTGTGCCGCATCACAGTGAAACAGCACCTGGCGATCGCGACAGCGGCGGCCAATCTCAGCCAGAGGTTGCACCACCCCAATTTCATTATTGGCAGCCATCACCGACACTAAAAGGGTGTCTGGGGCAAAGGCCTGATCGAGTTCATATAAGTCAATCAGGCCATTGGCCTTGACCCCTAGATAGGTGACCCGAAACCCCAGCGACTCCAGATAACGACAGGGGGCAAGCACCGCCTGATGCTCCGTCTGCACCGTAATGATATGGCGGCCTTGGCCATAGTAGGCTTCGGCAACACCCTTGAGGGCAAGGTTATCCGCTTCGGTGGCACCGCTGGTAAAAATAATCTCTGCGGGATCAGCATTGATTGCCGTGGCCAAACGCTCTCGGGCCACTTCTACGGCGGCGGCAGCTTCCCAGCCGTAGGCATGGGCACTATTGCTGGCATTGCCGGGGCGATCGCTAAAATAGGGCAGCATGGCCGCCAGGACCTGCGGATCTACTGGGGTGGTTGCCAGTCCATCGAGGTAGATGGGGGGCATCGCCAAAACACAATGGTTAACATTAAGGCGATCATAGATGAGTTTTTACCCGCTGTGCGGCCATAGGGATGCTTGTGCCCCTTCTCGTGCTCAAATAAGCAATATGCGAATTCTGTTTATTGATCGAATTTCTTGGGACTATACCCTGCAAACCCCCTACGAACGGCCTTTAGGGGGGTCGCAATCGGCCCTTTGCTATTTGGCCGCTCACCTGAGCCAGCGGGGGCACCAGGTCTCAC harbors:
- the xth gene encoding exodeoxyribonuclease III encodes the protein MPKIATWNVNSIRTRLDHVCQWLDTTGVDYLCLQETKVVDAEFPRQAFIERGYAVYCSGQKAYNGVAIISRQPLAVVEAGFAPQLPSHAGLDEQKRLIRAQLAPNLTLVNVYIPNGGEYDSEKYHYKLRWLLGLQAYLEQLQGEVILCGDFNIAPEDKDLFDASDRATKVGATDAERQQLAAIRALGFWDAFRHFTEDPGHYSWWDYRAGSFRRNQGWRIDHLYVTGGIKERARGCRIDVAPRRLPKPSDHAPVILDIE
- a CDS encoding DUF3084 domain-containing protein, yielding MAGYVLVLAVIILGGAIATVGDRLGSKVGKARLSLFNLRPRQTAVLITILTGSLISASTLALLFALSRELQDGLLRIGTIRKQQEAAERELAETRAQKDAIEAELAQSQVELANVRERLGQTNQILEQAVNRQTLTEAELKQLQNRYTTAQAELKEFEAQGAQLRQEIQRLQQERQAIQGRLQDVAGQKAALETAIRTAQERLAEVEGQKNNLQAEIDRIQDQLAVANQQQQVLRDQQRTLQQEIAALEASRQRLEENVNILLLGLRRGTISIRAGQVLASAVIQSVRDPNQATQAIEQLLREARRTAIVLNNPQNLRPTDQVIQVTAEDINRLRAQISDGQPYVVRILAAANYLQGESNILVVPQVARNQEVFREGENLATISFDPSQMTDEQIFQRLDQLFTVTNQRAIASGILPDPVTGSVGSFRQIELVKFILDLKDYQGTVDISAVTPTPVYTAGPLTLSLVARQNERVILRSGLNS
- a CDS encoding aminotransferase class V-fold PLP-dependent enzyme is translated as MPPIYLDGLATTPVDPQVLAAMLPYFSDRPGNASNSAHAYGWEAAAAVEVARERLATAINADPAEIIFTSGATEADNLALKGVAEAYYGQGRHIITVQTEHQAVLAPCRYLESLGFRVTYLGVKANGLIDLYELDQAFAPDTLLVSVMAANNEIGVVQPLAEIGRRCRDRQVLFHCDAAQALGKIPLDVQQMHIDLLSLTAHKLYGPKGIGALYLRRDRPRVQLAPQLHGGGQEQGWRSGTLATPLIVGFGEAVRLAQDRFSNDTAHLRQLKHHLWQGLSALEGIYLNGDLEQSLPNCLNVSIAGVDGNALLQALYPHIALSSGSACSSAKPAPSHVLLALGRSPQLARATLRFGFLRTTTLKEVHQALGYVTECVQSLRQRAPHATL